The genomic region GTTCAGCGTGCCGGTCGCATTTGCCTCGTGACTTGGGCGCGGGGCGGCAACTGAACGCGGAACGCTCGGAATTGCGCCAAGGTGAACAACCGCATCCGTGCCGTCACACAACGAAGCCAACAAATCGTTGTCAAGGATACTTCCCTCGTAGAACGATACGGTCAGCCCGTCAAGATTGCTGCGATAGCCAGTGCTCAGATCGTCGATCACGACAACTTCAGTCTCCGGCTGAGTGCGATTAAAGTGCGCAACGAGATTTGACCCGATGAAGCCGGCACCGCCGGTAATAAGAACTCGCATGTTTGGTATTAACTCCATCTTGATAAGCAGTTTCCGTCAACGACGACCAAAACGTCAGTAGTTAGGCGTCGCGGCTTCCGGTGAATTTGGTGGCGGTAGCTTCGCCTGGCGCGGAGATACCCTCACGCACAAGAACCGTCCGAATCGTGGCAAAGAAGATCTTAGTGTCGAGCCAAAAGCTGCGTTTGTCGACGTACTCTACGTCGAGCCGGAACTTCTCTTCCCAGCTCATCGCGTTGCGTCCGCTGACTTGAGCTAAGCCCGTCATCCCAGGGCGAACCTCGTGGCGGCGGGCCTGCTCCGGGGAATACACCTTGAGGTATTCAACAAGAAGCGGACGAGGGCCGATCATACTCATGTCACCCTTCACGACGTTCCAAAGCGTCGGAAGCTCGTCAAGGCTTGTGGATCGGAGGGCCGTCCCGAAAGGAGTAAGACGGTCTTCGTCACTCACCACTCCTGCTGCCTCATCGATATCACGCATGGTTCTGAACTTATAGAGGGTAAAGACCTTGCCGCCGAGGCCAGGGCGCTGCTGACGAAACAGAACGGGAGACCCAAGCTTTCGACGCACAAGAACTCCCACTACAGCCTGGATAGGTAGGGTCACAATCAGCAAAAGCAGTCCGAGAAGAACGTCAGCTGGACGCTTAATCATGTCGTAGGTGCGTCGATTCGAAGCCATACTTACCCGCGCTCGCCAAGGAACTGCTGGATGCTGGTCAAGACACGACCAAATTGTTCTTCCGAAAGCACAGAGCCACTCGGTAGGGTCAAACCGGTGTCGAAGAATCGCTCCGAAACTCCATTGGTGAGGGAGGGGGCCCCCACAAAAATGGGTTGCAGATGCATCGGTTTCCAGAGCGGTCTGCTCTCTATATCGGCCAGGGTCAGATGCGCAGAGAGTTCGGACGCAGCCCATCCGGCCTCGGCCTCATCAACAAGGATGCTCGTCAACCAGTAGTTGTCGTCAGCATCATCGCCTTCGCGGGCAGCCCCAAAAATGGTCACCCCAGGAACCGAAGAAAAAGCATCACGGTACAGCGACCGCCAGCGGGCACGTTTGGCCATCATTGAATCAAGTCGACTCAGTTGAGCCCGACCAAGGGCAGCAAGAAGGTTAGAGAGTCGGTAGTTGTAACCGATATCGGTGTGTTCGTAATGGGCAACGGGTTGGCGTGCCTGCGTCGAAAGGTAGCGTGCCCGGTCAGCAAGCTCCTGTGAGTTTGACAACAACATTCCTCCACCTGACGAGGTGATGATTTTATTGCCGTTGAAGGAGACAGCGGAGGCGGTGCCAAATGAACCAGCCTGCCGCCCCCCGTGCGAAGCACCAAGCGACTCTGCTGCATCCGCGACAAGAGGAACGCCGTACTTTGCCGCGATATCGCTGAGTCGCGTGTAGTCGACGGCTTTGCCAAGAAGATCGACAGGGAGCAACGCCCCCACTCGCTTACCTTCACGGGTGAGCGATTCAAGCGCCTGTTCGACAAGGTCGGGATCAATGTTGCCAGTCAGCGGGTCGGAGTCAACAAAATATGGTTGAGCACCCGTGTACGTGATGGAATTCGCCGTTGCTGCGAAGGTCATCGTTGAGGTTATGACGATGTCGCCCGGCTGGACGCCGACCCCAAGAAGCGCGAGATGCAGCGCCGCTGTTCCTGAGCTCAAGGCGACTCCGTGTGCCACGCCAACACGCTCCGCGAGTTCCGATTCAAAAGCGTTAAGGTCCGGCCCGACGGGCGCTATCCATCCCGACCGAAACGCGTTGATCAGGTAGTTTTCTTCGAGTTCGCCAACGTCAGGCGATGACAGCAGAATTCGGTCGGTCACTAGTGTGCGCCTCCTGTGAAGTGGGCGATATCTTCTGGAGTAAATCCGCAGCGTTCAAGCCAACGGTCGTGGTCAAGACCTTTCGGCGCGAGAGTGTCAACAGAAGCATGGGAGATCTTCGGGTGAAACGGTCGGGCATCTTGTTCGCCCTCTCCGATAAGTTCCTCGTGGAGCTTTTCGCCAGGGCGAAGGCCGGTGAAGACGATTCCGACGTCTTTGCCTGAGCGGGCAATCATACGCTCGGCAATATCGAGGATCCGCACCGGCTCACCCATATCTAGGATTAGCACCTCAGCCGGACGACCGATTCCACCTGCCTGAACAACGAGTTGGCAGGCTTCTGCAATGGTCATAAAGAAACGAGTGACGTCGGGGTGAGTCACGGTGAGCGGCCCGCCAGCTTCAATGAGCGAAGTAAACGTCGGGAGCATAGACCCACGGCTACCAATAACATTTCCGAAGCGAACTGAAAGATATGTTCTGCCGGTGTCTTCCGCGGCCCAAGCGGTGAGTTTCTCAGCAACCCGCTTCGAGTGCCCAAGAACGCTCGTCGGGTTTGCAGCCTTGTCGGTTGAAATATTCACAAACGTGTTCACTCCAACGGCGCGTGCCGCGTTGAGCACGTTCAGCGTACCCAACACATTGGTTTTCCATGCTTCGTCGGGATACTGCTCGAGCATCGGTAGGTGTTTCAGTGCGGCAGCGTGAAATACGACCTCGGGTTTACGGCTTTCAAAGATGGTGTTCAACGTTTCAGCGTCACGGATATCCGCGAGAACAACATCGCGGGTATCGAGCAGTCCATGGCCTTGGATTGAAATCTGCGCAGATTGCAGACCGGTCTCGTCCCGATCGAGCATGATTAGTTCAGACGGCCCGAACCGCGAAATCTGCCGACAGAGTTCTGAACCAATCGACCCGCCTGCTCCCGTTACTAGCACGCGCTTACCCACAAGATAGCCGGCGATCGAGTCAATCTGAGTATCAACGGGATGACGCCCGATGAGGTCTTCAATCGATACGTCGCGGAGATCAGAGAGGCCGGATGCACCACCAACAATAGTTTCAAACGTGGGAAGGACCATGACGCGCAAGTCAAGCGCGTCTGCGGCATCAGATACGTCGCGGATGAGTCGCGCGTCGGCACGTGCAACCGCAACAATAAGCGTGGTTGAACGCGTCTCTGCCACGATTCGAGCGAGCTCTTCTCGGTTGCCAAGCACCTGCACCCCGTGCAAGCGGACGTTACGCTTGCTCGGGTCATCGTCAATCATGCCGACGGCTATGTAACGAGAGTCAGGATCGTGTTTCATACGAGGCAGCAAATGGTTCGCAAGGAAGCCAGCCCCAAGAATAAGGGTGCGCTCCCGTTCCTGCTTTTTCGCCCCCGTACGTTCGTGCATGAGCCGCTGAGCATATCGCGCAAGGCACATCAGCAAGAACGCGACTGGCGCTGCAATCGGCACGATACTCCGTGGCACAACAAGCAGGGTCGTGCCGGTAATGAGCAGAGGTAGCCACGCGATAACGGCCGTAGAAACTGTCGAAATGGCAACAGACTTGACTTCGTCAAGGCTTCCCGTTGAATATCGCTTGCGATAGATGTGAGTAGACCAGCCGGCTCCCAGCTGCACGACTGAGACGAAAACCCAGAACCCAAGTACGCTCCACCAGTGAATACGCCCAAAGTCATTGTCGTAGCGCAGAATTGAGGCAAGCGATAGGGCAATTCCCCAAGCGACAACATCAACGGGGTACTGAACGGCCAAACGAGAGAGAGAAGGCCCAACGCTTGGGATCGGACTGGTGCGTGTGGTCTGTGACATTACTTAATCAACTATCCAGGGGTTGGTCTTTCGGACTGGTGCTGCTCACGTTCGAACCGATGCGAACTCACGCAATACCATTCGAGTCTATCCGTATTCTGTTCTCGATCAGTCTCACCACAGACGGATTGCGAAATTTACCACCGATCTGTGCTTTTATACTGCAAAACACACCATGTATGCGTGGATTGAATGCTCAAATTTCATCAAACAGGAGAGGTCATCTTCGATTCCATAGCTTGCCCATAGGCCGGGGCAAGGCTACTCATACTGACGCTCTCTAGCGTGTGAATTGCGGGCGCCGTTGCGCCGCGTTTTCGCTCAAGAGAAAGTCACCCCATGTATTTCAGGTATCTTCGCCGGGAACTCGCTGGCCGCCGCAAGCAGTCCTTCATCGTGGCCGCAGGGATGGCCCTCGCTGTTGCCCTCGTCATCATCGTTAACTCGGTATCCAGCGGCATGAGCAACGCGCAGGCATCCGTACTCCAGGGAATCTACGGGGTCGGAACCGACATCACCGTGAGCCAGACCCCAACCGCGCCGGGGGAAGGCGAAGACGGTGAGCGAGGTGGCGGGCCACAGATGTTCAACTTTGGGGCGGAGGATGGCGCAACAACCGACGGCACCACAACGGTCAACCAGTCGCGGCTTGAGGCAGAACGAGGCACAAGCACCATGGATGCTGCAGCGCTGGCATCCATCGCCGAGGTAGAGAATGTGAGCGCAGCAACCGGCACCCTCTCGCTCACCAACACCACGTTTGACGGCGAGCTGCCCGATATGAGTCAGATGCAACAAAACTCGGAAGACAATACGGGTGGCGACATGCAGGGAACCCGGCCACAGGGTGGCCCTGACGGAAGCGGCGGCAGCGCGTTCAGCGTTGACGCGTTCACCGTACTTGGCCTCGACCCAAGCAGCACAGACATAGGCCCCGCCACTGCCCTCGAGGTCACCGACGGCCGCATGCTGAGCGCTGACGACAACGGCAAGGATGTTGTCGTCCTCGACTCCGGCTACGCCACGACCGAAGAGCTATCGGTTGGCGACACGAATGACATCGCTGGCACCTCCTTCGAGATCGTTGGCGTAGTGACCTCTACGACCGGAAGCGATTCCGCCTCAAACACATACATTCCCCTCGACACCGCACAAACGCTTTCCGGCCTCGACGACCAGATCAGCAGCGTCTCCGTTCAGGCGAGTTCGTCCACCGCGATCAGCCAGGTCAAAGCAGACATCGAAGCGGCCCTCCCAGAAACAACCGTCAACACCCAGGCGGATCTTGCCTCGACCGTGAGCGGATCGCTCGCATCCGCCTCATCGATGCTGAGTACGCTCGGTTTCTGGCTTGCTGTGCTCGTGCTCGGTGCTGCGTTTCTCATCAGCGCGCTCTTCACCATTTCCAATGTGACCCGTCGCACCCGCGAGTTTGGAACGCTCAAAGCCATCGGCTGGTCAAACGGTCGCATCGTCAAACAGGTTGCGGGCGAATCCACCGTGCAAGCCGGAATCGGCGCAATCGCCGGCGTCGTCGTTGCCGTGCTTGGCGTGGTAATCATCAACCTCATCGGGCCAACCCTCTCGGCGACAACCGCGTCGACGACTGGTCCAGAAGGAATGAGCGGCGGTCCAGGTGGTGGCATGGGTGGCGTGATGGATGCCGCCTCCAGCGCAATCGACCTGACCCTTCAGGCACCGCTCTCCGTCACAATCATCGTTGTTGCCATCGCCCTCGCCCTCCTCGGCGGCGTGATCTCCGGCGCTGCGGGAGGCTGGCGTGCCGCAAAGCTTCGCCCAGCTGAGGCGCTTCGCTCCATGGCGTAGGCCAACCCACCCATCAGATCATTTAGCTGCTAAGGAACCTTATGTACACGCTCAGCAATGTCAGCAAGTCATACACCCAGAAAGGCCGAAACATCCAGGCCCTCGACGGGGTCACCATCGAAATTCCCTCGGGTCAACTCGTCGCAATTCAGGGCCCAACGGGAGGCGGAAAGTCGACGTTCTTGCAGATGCTTGGTGCCCTCGACCGCCCAACAAGTGGAACCGTCACCCTCGATGAGTGGGAGCTGTCGAATCTCTCTGATGCCAAACTCACCGAAATCCGCGCGCAGAAGATCGGCTTCATTTTCCAGGGATTCAACCTCATCCCGACGCTCACCGCACTTGAAAATGTAGAGACGGCTCTCGAACCGCTGCAGGTCTCTGCAGAGGAACGACGACAGCGCTCCGCTGATGCTTTGGCAAGCGTTGGGCTTGGCGAGCGGATGCAGCACCTGCCGGCCGAGCTCTCCGGCGGTCAACAACAGCGAGTTGCGATCGCTCGTGCCCTCGTGAAGAACCCGTCGGTGCTGCTTGCCGACGAGCCAACCGGCAACCTCGATGAGGACACCCGCGACGACATCATGGCGCTTATCGAGGGTCTGTGGAAGGAACACAACCTCACGGTTATCCTCGTCACGCACGACACGTGGGTTGCCCAACGCGCCCAGCGCAGGTTGCACCTGAAAAACGGCAAGGTTAAGGAGCTTTCAGCGGCCGCGGTCTAGTTCGCGACGGGGCCGACCAACCGACGGGGTTCGTGCCACCCGGCGGGACCAGCCACCCGATGGGTTAGTACCACCCAACGGGTAGGCCGGCCCTGACTCCTCGGCCAGCGCTCACACGTCGGTCAGCACGAACTCTCCGGCCGGCGCTCACGCGTCGGTTGGCGCTAGCTCGTCGACAGGCAGCGACTCGTCGAGGTCGGCCACCGACGGACGGCGGGGCAGGAACGTGGCCGCAACGCTCGCGCCGAGCATCGTGATAGCCATGATGATCATGGTCGGTTCGAAGGCATCGCGGAACGCTGCAGAGCTCGCCTCGACGGCATCCGCCTGCGACCTGATGGACGCGGCGCTCTCGGCCATCGAAGAATCGAAGTAGCCGAAGAAGATCGTGCCGATAACGGCAACACCGATTGCGGCTGCGAGTTGGTTCACCGTGTTGAACAGCCCGGAAGCATTGCCCGCAAAACGCAGCGGAACCTCTGAGAGCACAAACAGGCCGATCGCCGAGACGACCATTCCGAATCCGGCTCCGGCAACAACAAGCCCGGGAAGCAGTTCGAGCCAGGTTGTTGCGGTGCCGTGCGTGTTGCCTGCCCAGACCAGCAGCAAGAAGCCTGCGGAAAGGATGACCGGTGCGATTTGCAGAACCGCGCGGCCGATGAGCTTCACGAACACCGTCGCCGACAGCGCCGCGAAGATCGGCACCGTGAGCGAGAACGGGATCATGGCAAGCCCGGCATCGAGGATGGTGAACCCGAGCCCAAGCTGCAGGTACAGCGTTTGGATCAGGAAGAAACCGCTCATCGGGATGAAGAAGAGAGCAAGCATCGCGAGACCCATCGCAAACGAACGAGTGCGGAAGAGCGACAGGTTGATCAGCGGTGAACCACCGCGGCGTTCCTTGCGCGATTGGATGATGAGGAACGCAACAAACAGCGCAAGCCCAAGGGCGATCGAGACGAAGGTCCAGGTTGGCCAGTCTTCTTCGCGGCCCATTGTGAGTGGGTAGAGCACCGCGATGAGTGCAACCCCGAGCATGATGACGCCAATAACGTCGAGACGGTGGCGCTCAGGCGCGCGAGACTCCGGGATGAGTTTGAAGGCCGCGACGATGGCGATGAGCCCGACCGGGATGTTCACAAAGAAAATGCTGCGCCAGCCCCAGCCGAAGAGGTCGGCCTCGGTAAGCAGAGCCCCGACGATGGGACCGGAAACCGCCGCGATGCCGGCCAGCGCGGAGAATCCGGCAACGGCACCAGCGCGTTCGGATGGCTTGTACATAACCTGGATGCTCGCGAGCACCTGGGGAATCATGGCTGCCGCTGCAAAGCCCTGCAGGCCACGAGAAACGATCAGCATTTCGGGGTTGACCGCAAGACCACAGAGCGCCGAGAAGACCGTAAACCCGATCAGGCCCCCGATGAAGAGCTTCTTGCGCCCGTACAGGTCGCCCATGCGGGCGCCGGTAATGAGCGCGATAGCAAAGGCGAGCGTGTAGGAGGCAACCATCCACTGCAGTTCTGCGCCCTGAGCGTCGAGCGAAAGCTCGATCTCTGGAAGCGCAACGTTCACGATTGTGGCGTCGAGCAGTTCCATGAACGATGCAAGGAACAGCGTGTAGAGGGCGAGCTTTCGTGCTGGCCCACTGTGTTGGGAGGCCGATGTTGCAGGAGTTGAGAGTGATGACATGAGTCGGGCCTCCTTGGCCCGGCGGCGAATTTACACGCGGTGAATAGACAGCGCACACACCCGGCCGTGTGCGCAAATAGGGGGATGCCGAAACCGGCATAGGTCAAGTCTTCAGACTAGCTGTGACCTCTGACAGTGTAACTTTGTCAGCCCGCTACTCAGGCGCACACACGCACTCGTTCGACTAGTCCTGGTGACTAAACGCCGCGTCGAAGGACCCCTCTGGCAGCTTCCACAGGAGCGAGCGCACGTATTCAACCGCTTGGCTGGCTCCGTGAAGGCGGTCCATACCCGCATCCTCCCACTCAACAGAGATGGGCCCCTCGTACCCGATTGCTCTGAGCGCACGGAAGGAATCTTCCCACGGCACGTCCCCGTGACCGGTTGAGACGAAGTCCCAGCCGCGCCGCGGGTCTCCCCATGGGAGGTGCGAGCCGAGCACGCCAGCGCGCCCGTTCTGCGGGCGAAGCCGGGTGTCTTTGCAATCAACGTGGTAGATGCGGTCTTGAAAGTCCCAAATAAAGCCAACCGGGTCGATGTTTTGCCACATCATGTGGCTTGGGTCCCAGTTAAAGCCAAAGGCGGGACGGTGCCCAACCGCGTCGAGGGCGCGTTGCGACGACCAGTAGTCGTAGGCAATTTCGCTCGGGTGGACTTCGTGGGCAAAGCGCACGCCCTCGGCGTCGAACGCGTCAAGGATGGGGTTCCACCTCGTCGCAAAATCTTCAAAGCCCGCCTCAATCACGTCTGCGCCGACCGGCGGGAACATCGCAACATACTGCCAAATCTTTGAGCCGGTGAAGCCAACAACCGTGTCAACGTCGAGCATGCGCGCGACCCGTGCGGTGAGCTTCATCTCTTCCGCGGCGCGCTGCCGTACCCCCTCGGCCTCGCCGTCGCCCCACACCTTGCTGCCAACGATCGCCTGGTGGCGAAAGTCGATCGGGTCGTCGCAGACCGCCTGCCCGGTGAGGTGGTTGGAAATTGCCCACACGTTCAGGCCGTAGCAGTCGAGGATGTCGAGTCTCCCCCGCAGGTAATCTGGCTCGTCAATCGCGCGCCAGACGTTCAGGTGCTCGCCCGAACAGGCAATTTCGAGGCCGTCGTAGCCCCACGAGCTTGCGAGCTTTGCGACCTCTTCAAGCGGGAGGTCTGCCCACTGCCCGGTAAACAGTGTGACGGGTTGGGTGGTGGTCATAGCGTTCCAATCGTGTGCTCCGCGGCGGGGTCGGTCAGGGCAACCGTTCTGCTGTGATCTTGCGCGCTCAACGCAATCGCGTCAAGTACTCGCTGCGTCGCGAGGCCGTCGTCAAAGCTCGGCGACGGGTTCCTGTCTCCCTCAACACACTGCAGAAATTGCCCCATCTGATTAATGAAGGAGCTCTCCCACCCGAGAATGTGGCCCGTTGGCCACCAGTTGCTGAGGAAGGGGTGCTCAGGTTCGGTCACAAGGATGCGTCGAAATCCTTGTTCCCGCTCTGGCAGGTCGGCATCGTAAAACCACAGCTCGTTGAGCGACTCAAGATCAAACCGAAGCGCGCCTCGTGAGCCGAAGACCTCGATGCTGAGACTGTTTTTTGCTCCTGTCGCGCAGCGCGAAACCTCGACGGAGGCAATTGCGCCGGAAACGAGCGTGCAGACTCCCCAGGCAGCATCATCCACGGTCACCTGCTCTCGACCGTTTGGGCCTGGCCGCTCGGTCACAAACGTTTTCAGCGTGCCAGAAACGCTACTCACTCGATCTCCCGTGAGAAAACGGATCTGATCAATGGCGTGCGAGGCGAGGTCGCCAAGCACGCCTGATCCCGCCGTCTCCTTTCGCAGACGCCAGGTCATTGGTGCGTCTTCGCGCACCAGCCAATCTTGGAGATAACTCACCCGAATCTGACGAATCTCGCCGAGTCTCCCGCCTTCGATCAGCGAACGGGCTTCCGCGAGCGCCGGGATACTGCGGTAGTTGAATCCGACCATCGACCTGACGCCTCGCGAGGCCGCTGATCGAGCAGCGGCCGCCATGAGTTCTGCCTCGGCGAGCGTATTTGCCAGGGGTTTTTCCACGAGCACGTGTTTGCCTGCGTCGAGGGCCCTGATGGCGTAGTCGGCGTGGAGGTGGCCCGGCGCACAAATATCAACGATCTGGATGTCGTCCCTCCGCAGCACCGCCTCAAAATCCGTCGAGACTTCTGCCCAGCCGAGTTTCTCTCTGGCTGCGGATGCGCGGCCAAGATCCCGACCGACCAGCACCTGTTTGCGGACGGGGGCAACATCAGCAAATCCGCTGACCGCTCCCCACGCGTGCGAGTGGGCTCGACCCATGAACGAGTGGCCAACCATGGCAACGCCATAGCCTGCGCCCTCAACCGCCCCGGTCATTTGACGGCCCCAGACGCGAGACCAGCGACCAGGTGCTTCTGCACGAGAATGAAGGCGATAAGTACGGGCAACGACAGGGTGACGGATGCCGCCATGAGCTGATTCCACAGCACGTCACTCTGGCTGGCATACGCACGAAGCCCAACCGCGAGCGTTTTGGTTGACTCGTTAGTCAGCACCGAGGCAAACAGCACCTCGCTCCAGGCCGTAATAAACGAGTACACGGCCACCGCAATTATGCCCGGCTTTGCAACGGGAAGCACCACGTGCCAGAGCGCGCCAAGCCGGGAGGTTCCGTCGATCATGGCCGCCTCTTCGAGGGCCGCCGGTATGGCAGCAAAATAACCAGAGAGCATCCAGATCGCGAAGGGAAGCGTGAAGGTGAGGTAGGTCACGATGAGTCCGCCGAGGGTGCCTTGAAGCTGCAGCCCTGTTGAGGTGCGGATCTGCGTAAACATGAGGAACAGCGGGAGGAGGAACAGTATTCCAGGGAACATCTGCGTCGAGAGCACGATCAGGGTAAACGGTTTTTTACCACGAAAGCTCAGCCTGGCAACCGCGTACGCCGCAAGCACCGCGATGATGACCGAGAGCACGGTCGCCGTCACCGTCACGATGATGCTGTTGGAGAAGTACCGCGCGAGCGGCACCGTTGTCCACATATCGATATATGGCTGGATGGTGAGCGTCTCAGGGATCCACCTGAACACGCCTGACACATCCTTGAGTGGCTTAAACGACGTGCTCAGGATGACGTAGAGCGGCACCGCGATAAAGATGCTGAGGGCGGTGAGGACTATTGCCCTCGCGATTCGGAAGTTACGCGTCTCAATCATTGTCTTCTCCCGAGTTCTTCAAGACGAGGCGGATGTAGACAAGCGAGGCCCCGAGGAGGGCGATGAGCAGCAGCACGCTCATCGCTCCGCCAAGACCGAAGTTCCACGACACAAAGGAGTTTTGGTAGATCAACGGAGACAGCAGCGTCGCTTCTTTTGGTGAGCTCTGCCCAAACAAGACGTAGGGAACGTTGAACTGGTTAAACGTCCACAGCGACGTCACCAGCAGCAAGATCGCGTTGGCGGGTTTGATCATGGGAAGCGTGATGCGACGGAACTGCTTCCACAGCGATGCGCCGTCGAGTGATGCCGCTTCGTAGACCTCACTCGGGATGGTCTGCAGCGCAGCCATAAGCATGAGGAACGCAAACGGCCAGAGCTGCCAAACGTTCACGATGATCATCGCGATGAACGAGTTGCTACCAAGCAGCCAGAACGGCCGATCATCGCCAAAGAGGTGCAGCGTATCAACGAGCACCTGATTCACGGCGCCGTCTCGCTGGTTGAACATAAACGCCCAAGCGATTGTGGTCACAAAACCGGGAAGGGCGTATGGCACGAGGAAGAAGGTGCGAAGGATTGCCCTCCCCCTGAACGCGGAGTTGAGGAAGACGGCTGCCGCCATTCCAAGCACCCACGACAGGCCAACAACGATAATCGTGTAGAGGAGCGTACGGCCAAGGGTCTCAAAGAACTGCTGCCCGATCGTGCCGCGAGGGTCGAGACCGTTGATGAAGTTCTGGAGCCCAACAAACGGCGCCGTTGTCCAGTTGGTGATGTTGAGCTGGGTGAGACCGAGGAAGGCGATCCAGACCCCAAGGAGCATGGGGATGATGTGGATGAACAGCTCCATAAACGCTGCGGGGGCGACAAGCGCATACCCGAGTTTCGAACGTTTTGGTTTGCGCGGTTCTTCGACCACGTATGGGGTTTGGTCGTCAGCTGTTATTGGGGGCGACGGGGGTGTTTTGGTTGGCGGGTCAGTTTCCGGTGGACCGGCGACCACAGTTGGTTGCGACACAATTCCTCCTCTGGTGAGAGGGGCGGCTCAGCCAGGCCAAGCCGCCCCTCAACAACCGTTGTTAGCCGATTGCCGCAGACATTTGGTCGTTGGCGTCGCTCAGGGCTTTTGTGATATCCGCTTCGGATACCGCCCCTGTTGTGGCCTTTGCAAAGAGGTCCTTCAGCGCGGTCCCAACGAGTGTTTCCATTTGGCCCTCGGAGGAGACGAGAGGCATTGGTGCCGAGTTGTTTTCGAGCGTCTGCTGCTTGAGCTTGACCTCTTCCGATTGGAAGGCCTCATCGCTGTAGGCATCCGTCACCACTGGGAGCGAGGTGAACGTCTTATTGAGGGCGATCTGCTCGTCGGTGCTCGTGAGGAAGCCAACGAAGTCGATTGCGGCGTCCTTGTTCTTCGCGTTCTTGAACACGGAGAGATTGATGCCAGCCACGTGGCTCACGATGGGCTCTCCCCCTGCGGCGAGCGGGTCAATCATTGGCACCATTGCCACGCCCCAGTCGGTAAAGTCACGAGCTTCGAAGTTCTTGATGGGGCTCTGATTGAAGATCATTGCGGCCTTTCCATCAATGAGGTTGGTCACAACCGGGGTTGAGTCGGTGAGCTCGGCGTCGGAGGGCGACATGATCTTGTGCTCTGCCATGAGGCTGACGTAGTCGTTCACACCCTGGACGATGCCGTCTGCCGCAAACTGTGGCTTGTCGTCATCGGTGAAGAGCGTGCTGCCGTGCTGCAGGCCCTTGGCGAATGCCTGGTGGGAGTTGTCGGAGAGCGAAGCGCCTGCCCCGCTGTAGCCCCACTGGTCGATGGTGCCGTCGCCGTCGGTGTCCTTCGTGAGCTTCTTGCCAACCTCGATGAATTCTTCCCAGGTTGCCGGAGGCTCAGTAATACCGGCCTCCTCAAACAGCTTGGTGTTGTAGTACATGTTGTAAGCGAGGCCGTAGAGCGGCACCGACGTGTGAGCTGCACCTTTCTTTCCACCGGTGTCCCACGACGATTGGATAAAGCGATCCTGTCCACCAACCGCCTCGAGGAGCTTGCCCTCAACCGGCTCAAACGCACCCGTCTCCTGCAAGGTGACGGCCCAGGTGTTTCCGATGTTGAGCACGTCGGGGCCGTCGCCGCTCGATACGGCGGTCAGGATGCGCATGTAGAGGTCTGACCACGGAATAACCTCGAGGTTGACCTTGGTTCCCGTTTCTTCCTCAAAACGCTTGAGCGTTGGCTCGAGGCGCTTCTTATCGTCTTCTAGGGAGGTGCCTTGGTTGGATGCCCAGTA from Lysinibacter cavernae harbors:
- a CDS encoding sugar transferase, which codes for MASNRRTYDMIKRPADVLLGLLLLIVTLPIQAVVGVLVRRKLGSPVLFRQQRPGLGGKVFTLYKFRTMRDIDEAAGVVSDEDRLTPFGTALRSTSLDELPTLWNVVKGDMSMIGPRPLLVEYLKVYSPEQARRHEVRPGMTGLAQVSGRNAMSWEEKFRLDVEYVDKRSFWLDTKIFFATIRTVLVREGISAPGEATATKFTGSRDA
- a CDS encoding aminotransferase class I/II-fold pyridoxal phosphate-dependent enzyme, which encodes MTDRILLSSPDVGELEENYLINAFRSGWIAPVGPDLNAFESELAERVGVAHGVALSSGTAALHLALLGVGVQPGDIVITSTMTFAATANSITYTGAQPYFVDSDPLTGNIDPDLVEQALESLTREGKRVGALLPVDLLGKAVDYTRLSDIAAKYGVPLVADAAESLGASHGGRQAGSFGTASAVSFNGNKIITSSGGGMLLSNSQELADRARYLSTQARQPVAHYEHTDIGYNYRLSNLLAALGRAQLSRLDSMMAKRARWRSLYRDAFSSVPGVTIFGAAREGDDADDNYWLTSILVDEAEAGWAASELSAHLTLADIESRPLWKPMHLQPIFVGAPSLTNGVSERFFDTGLTLPSGSVLSEEQFGRVLTSIQQFLGERG
- a CDS encoding polysaccharide biosynthesis protein, producing the protein MSQTTRTSPIPSVGPSLSRLAVQYPVDVVAWGIALSLASILRYDNDFGRIHWWSVLGFWVFVSVVQLGAGWSTHIYRKRYSTGSLDEVKSVAISTVSTAVIAWLPLLITGTTLLVVPRSIVPIAAPVAFLLMCLARYAQRLMHERTGAKKQERERTLILGAGFLANHLLPRMKHDPDSRYIAVGMIDDDPSKRNVRLHGVQVLGNREELARIVAETRSTTLIVAVARADARLIRDVSDAADALDLRVMVLPTFETIVGGASGLSDLRDVSIEDLIGRHPVDTQIDSIAGYLVGKRVLVTGAGGSIGSELCRQISRFGPSELIMLDRDETGLQSAQISIQGHGLLDTRDVVLADIRDAETLNTIFESRKPEVVFHAAALKHLPMLEQYPDEAWKTNVLGTLNVLNAARAVGVNTFVNISTDKAANPTSVLGHSKRVAEKLTAWAAEDTGRTYLSVRFGNVIGSRGSMLPTFTSLIEAGGPLTVTHPDVTRFFMTIAEACQLVVQAGGIGRPAEVLILDMGEPVRILDIAERMIARSGKDVGIVFTGLRPGEKLHEELIGEGEQDARPFHPKISHASVDTLAPKGLDHDRWLERCGFTPEDIAHFTGGAH
- a CDS encoding ABC transporter permease, whose protein sequence is MYFRYLRRELAGRRKQSFIVAAGMALAVALVIIVNSVSSGMSNAQASVLQGIYGVGTDITVSQTPTAPGEGEDGERGGGPQMFNFGAEDGATTDGTTTVNQSRLEAERGTSTMDAAALASIAEVENVSAATGTLSLTNTTFDGELPDMSQMQQNSEDNTGGDMQGTRPQGGPDGSGGSAFSVDAFTVLGLDPSSTDIGPATALEVTDGRMLSADDNGKDVVVLDSGYATTEELSVGDTNDIAGTSFEIVGVVTSTTGSDSASNTYIPLDTAQTLSGLDDQISSVSVQASSSTAISQVKADIEAALPETTVNTQADLASTVSGSLASASSMLSTLGFWLAVLVLGAAFLISALFTISNVTRRTREFGTLKAIGWSNGRIVKQVAGESTVQAGIGAIAGVVVAVLGVVIINLIGPTLSATTASTTGPEGMSGGPGGGMGGVMDAASSAIDLTLQAPLSVTIIVVAIALALLGGVISGAAGGWRAAKLRPAEALRSMA
- a CDS encoding ABC transporter ATP-binding protein; this encodes MYTLSNVSKSYTQKGRNIQALDGVTIEIPSGQLVAIQGPTGGGKSTFLQMLGALDRPTSGTVTLDEWELSNLSDAKLTEIRAQKIGFIFQGFNLIPTLTALENVETALEPLQVSAEERRQRSADALASVGLGERMQHLPAELSGGQQQRVAIARALVKNPSVLLADEPTGNLDEDTRDDIMALIEGLWKEHNLTVILVTHDTWVAQRAQRRLHLKNGKVKELSAAAV